CTGTTCTTATCGCCTGAGGTTTATTGATGTTCAAAGTGTTACGTGACTGGATTCAGCGCTACTTCTCCGACGAAGAAGCCGTGGTGCTGGCCGTCCTGCTGTTTCTGGCCTTTACGGCCGTGCTCACCCTGGGCGGTATGCTCGCGCCGGTATTGGCGGGGATGGTGCTGGCGTACTTGATGCAAGGCCTGGTTTCCATTCTGGAGCGTTTGCGTTTGCCAGGCGGGGCGGCGGTGGGCCTGGTGTTTGCCTTGTTCATGGGCCTTTTGTTGGTGTTCATCGTGATCGTGGTGCCGCTGCTGTGGCATCAGTTGATCACCTTGTTCAATGAACTACCGGGCATGCTCGCCAAGTGGCAATCGCTGTTGCTGCTGTTGCCCGAGCGTTATCCGCACCTGGTGTCGGATGAGCAAGTACTGCAGGCCATTGAAGTGGCGCGCGGTGAAATCGGAAAGTTCGGGCAATGGGCGCTGACCTTTTCCCTTTCGAGCTTGCCGCTGCTGGTCAACATCATGATCTACCTGGTGCTGGTGCCGATCCTGGTGTTTTTCTTCCTCAAGGACCGCGAGATGATCGGTCGTTGGGTGCGTGGCTACCTGCCGCGTGAGCGGGCGCTGATTACCCGGGTCGCCGAGGAAATGAACCGGCAGATTGCCAACTACATTCGCGGCAAGGTCATCGAGATCTTTATCTGCGGTGGCGTGACCTACATCGGCTTTGTCGCACTGGGGCTGAACTACGCGGCCTTGCTGGCGCTGCTGGTCGGTGTTTCAGTGGTGGTGCCGTATGTCGGCGCGGTGGTGGTGACGGTGCCGGTGATGTTGATCGCGCTGTTCCAGTGGGGCTGGAGTGATCAGTTCATCTACTTGATGGCGGTGTACGGCATCATCCAGGTGCTGGACGGCAACGTGCTGGTGCCGCTGCTGTTCTCGGAGGCGGTGAACCTGCATCCGGTGGCGATCATCTGTGCGGTGTTGTTGTTCGGCGGGTTGTGGGGCTTTTGGGGGGTGTTCTTTGCGATTCCCCTGGCGACGCTGTTCAAGGCGGTGCTGGATGCGTGGCCCCGGCAGGAGCCTGTTGTAGCGCCGTTACTCTGATATTTGTGGTGCCGGTGCAGGCCTTATCGCGGGCAAGCCCGGCTCCCACATTGACTGAGTTGCCCTGTCGAACAATGATCACGTATGGGAGCTGGCTTGCCTGCGATAGCTATTTCAAAGCCCGCAAGTGAATCAAGCCTTGTTCAGCGCCTGCGCTGCTTCCAGCACTGCATCCACATGGCCTGGCACTTTCACGCCACGCCATTCCTGGCGCAGCACGCCATTTTTGTCGATCAGAAAGGTGCTGCGATCAACGCCCAGGTATTCCTTGCCATACAGCTTCTTCAGCTTGATCACATCAAACAGCTGGCAAACCGCTTCGTCCTTGTCGCTGATCAGCTCAAAGGGGAATTGCTGCTTGGCCTTGAAGTTCTCGTGGGACTTCAGGCTGTCGCGGGACACACCAAACACCTCGGTGTTGGCTGCCTTGAACGCTGCGTGCTGGTCACGAAAGCCCTGGCCTTGGGTGGTGCAGCCCGGGGTGCTGTCTTTCGGATAGAAATAGAGCACCACTTGCTTGCCCTTGAGCCCGGCGAGGCTGAAGGTCTGCCCGCTGGTGGCCTGGGCTTCGAAGTCGGCTACGGGTGTGTCGATGACTACAGCCATGAAGGCTTCCTTACATTGGGTTCTGTGGGCGCCATGGCTCGATCAGTGCGTCGAGGTTCAGGGCATCGGCGAAATCCAGGAACTGGTCACGCAGCCAACTGATCTGCACGCCGGCCGGCAAGGTCACGGTAAAGGTAGCGTTGAGCATCGTGCCGCCGGTCTGCGGGGCCTGATACGTGTCGCAGGTCAGGTTTTCCAGCTCGACATTGTGGTCGATAAAGAACTGGCACAGCTCGTTGACGATGTCCGAGCGGTAGGCCGAGCTGACATAGGCCACGTAAGGCAGGGCCTGGGGACGGTTCTCCAGGGCCGCACTGCGCACCACATTGACGGTGAAGTCGTGCTTCTTGGCCAAACCCGGCAAGCCGGTTTCAAGGCGGGCCAGGGCATCCCAGGTTCCGGAAATCTGCAGGACCAGCGCACTGCACTCGCCGTGGCGGGTCAGGCGGGAGGTCACGACGGCGCAGCGGTTTTCATGGCTGGCGCGGCACAGGACGTTAGTCAGCTCCATGGGGTTGGCGCCGAGGGCACTGATGACAAGGAATTGTTCGCGGACTGTGGGGGTGGACATGCAGCCTTCCTAAAGCGATGAGCGGTCGATACGATGAAAGCAGTATCAATCAAAGCATGAAGGGTAGCGAAAACCATCGCCAAGGGCTAGGAGGTGGCGTTTTCATTACGTAAACAGCGTCATCAAACCCCGCTTTGGCCCAATGATGGCGTTGCTGCGAACTAAGTTGATCCAGAACGCATCCTCAGGCGGTACTTCGCTTGTACAAGCATCTTGGCGCCAGTACCATTACCGCTCTCTTTTTCCGGCAGGAGCGGTTGCATGATTGCGGGCAGTATGGTGGCACTGGTCACACCCATGGATGCACAAGGTAATCTCGACTGGGACAGCCTGGGCAAACTGGTGGACTTCCACCTGCAAGAGGGCACCAACGCCATCGTGGCGGTCGGCACCACAGGTGAATCGGCCACACTTGATGTGGAAGAACACATCGAAGTGATCGAGTTCGTGGTCAAGCGCGTGGCAGGGCGTATTGCTGTCATCGCCGGCACGGGCGCCAATTCGACCCGCGAAGCGATCGAATTGACCAGGAACGCCAAGAAAGCCGGCGCCGATGCCTGCCTGCTGGTGACGCCGTACTACAACAAGCCGACCCAGGAAGGCCTGTACCTGCACTTTCGCACCATCGCCGAAGCCGTCGACATCCCGCAGATCCTCTACAACGTGCCCGGTCGCACCGCCTGCGACATGAAGGCCGAGACCGTGATCCGCCTGTCCACCGTGCCGAACATCATCGGCATCAAGGAAGCCACCGGTGACCTGCAACGCGCCAAGGACATCCTGGCCGGCGTCAGCAGCGACTTCCTGGTGTATTCCGGTGACGACGCCACTGCGGTCGAACTGATCCTGCTGGGCGGCAAAGGCAATATCTCGGTAACGGCCAACGTCGCACCGCGCGCCATGAGCGAGCTGTGCGCCGCGGCCATTGCCGGCGATGCGGTCAAGGCCCGGGCGATCCACGAACAACTGGCACCGCTCAACAAAACCCTGTTTATCGAATCCAACCCTATCCCCGTGAAATGGGCGCTGCATGAGATGGGCCTGATGCCGGACGGTATCCGTCTGCCGCTCACCTGGCTCAGCGAAGCCTGTCACGAACCGCTGCGACAGGCCCTGCGCCAGTCCGGCGTCCTGGTTTAATTGAGGAAGCACTACGCATGAAGCGATTGGCCGGACTTTCCGCACTTGCCTTGATTATCTCCAGCACCAGTGGCTGCGGTTGGATCTGGGGCCCGGAAGGCTACTTCCGCGACCGCGGTAGCGATTACCTGGAAGCCCAACAAACCGCCCCGATGAAATTGCCGTCGGACGTCAATGTCGCCAAGCGCCTTGACCCGTTGCTGCCGATTCCGCGCAACGTGGCCGACGACACCTTCAAGGGTGAATACCAAGTACCGCGTCCACAGCCGCTGTCGGCCGTGGCCGATGCCAGCGACTACAGCCTGCAGAAGAGCGGCGATACCCGTTGGGTCATGGCCCAGCGCCCACCTGCCGAAGTCTGGCCGGTGGCCGTGCAGTTCTTCCAGGACAATGGTTTTCGCATCGACGAGCAACGCCCGCAGACCGGTGAGTTCACCACCGCGTGGCAGCACACCAGCGAACTGTCGGCATCCATGGCCAAGCGCCTGCAGGCCGGCGGCGTAGCCAATGACAGCGAAGCCCGCATCCGCGTGCGTATCGAGCCAGGCGTGCAACGCAATACCAGTGAAGTCTATGTGGTGAGCGCCGAGCGCCCTGCCGGCAGCACCGCTAACGTCGACTTCACCCCGCGTTCGGTCAACACCGGTGTGGACGCTGCCCTGGTCGACGAAATGCTCGCCAGCATGAGCCGTATCTCCGAGAAGGGCGGTTCCGTCTCCCTGCTCGCCGCCGGTAGCTTTGATACACCGAGCCGTGTCAGCCTCAGCGAAGACGGCAGCGGCAACGTGGTGCTCAACCTGGGTGAAGACCTGGACCGCGCCTGGTCGAGTGTCGGCCGCGCGCTGGAGCACGGCGAATGGCGCGTTGAAGACATCAACCGCAGCCTGGGCCTGTACTACATCAACTTGGCCGAAAAAGCCGAGAAGAAAGACGAAGAGCCAGGTTTCTTCAGCAAGCTGTTCGGCAGCACGCCGACCAAGGAAGAGGTCGAAACTCGCGCCGATCGCTATCAGGTTCGTTTGAGCAAGGTTGGCGACAGCGTGCAAGTCACCGTCGAGAAAAACATCAACACCGTGGCGCCGGCAGAAGTGGCGCGCAAAGTGTTGGGCGTGATTCAGGACAACCTGGGCTGATCCGATGCGTTTTGCCGTTCTCGGCAGCGGTAGCCAAGGGAACGGCACGCTTGTAGCCCATGACGACACGTACGTCCTGGTGGATTGTGGTTTCTCCCTGCGGGAAACCGAGCGACGCCTGCTGCGCCTGGGGGTTCACCCCGCGCAACTGAGCGCGATTCTGGTGACCCACGAACATGCCGACCACGTGCATGGCGTGGGTTTGCTGTCTCGGCGCTACAATCTTCCGGTGTACCTCAGTCGCGGTACCTTGCGCGGGATGCGCAAACCGATTGAACCCGCAGGGTTGCTCGCTGGTGGCGAGCAATTGCAGATCGGTGCCTTGAGCATTGATGTGATTGAAGTGGCCCACGATGCCCAGGAACCGACGCAATACGTATTCAGTGATGGTGAGCGGCGCTTCGGCCTGCTCACTGACCTGGGCTCCTACTGCGCCAAGGTACTGGAGGGCTATCGCGACCTCGATGCATTGATGATCGAGTCAAACCACTGCCGCGACCTGCTTGCGCGTGGCCACTACCCGGCCTTTCTCAAGCAGCGGGTCGGCGGGCAGTTTGGGCATTTGAACAACCACCAGGCGGCGTACCTGGTGTATGAGTTGGGCTGGCAAGACCTGCAACACCTGGTCCTGGCCCACCTGAGCAGCAAGAACAACCTGCCGACGCTTGCCCGGCAATGTTTTGTCGACACCCTTGGGTGCGACCCGGACTGGCTGCAACTGGCCGATCAAGATTCAGGGCTCGACTGGCGACATATCGCCTAGCCCACCTACTTAGCAAGCGGAGCCCATCATGGAAAAACGTGAAGAACTCTACCGCGGCAAAGCCAAATCGGTGTACAAGACCGACGACGCCAACCGCCTGATCCTGCTGTTTCGCAACGACACCTCGGCGTTCGACGGCAAGCGCATCGAACAGCTCGACCGCAAAGGCATGGTGAACAACAAGTTCAACGCCTTCATCATGCAGAAACTCGAAGCGGCCGGCATTCCGACCCAATTCGACAAACTGCTGGGCGACAACGAATGCCTGGTGAAAAAACTCGACATGATCCCGGTCGAGTGCGTCGTGCGTAACTACGCGGCCGGCAGCCTGGTGAAGCGTTTGGGCGTGGAGGAGGGCCTCAAGCTCAATCCTTACACCTTCGAACTGTTCCTGAAAGACGATGCCAAGGGCGACCCGTTCATCAACGAATCCCACGTAGTGGCATTCGGTTGGGGCACCGCTGAACAATTGGCTCGCATGAAGGAGCTGTCGCTGAAGGTCAACGACGTCCTGAGCAAACTGTTCGACGACGCCGGCCTGCTGCTGGTGGACTTCAAACTCGAATTCGGTGTGTTCCACGACGGCTCCATCGTCCTGGGTGACGAATTCAGCCCGGATGGCTGCCGCCTGTGGGACAAAGACACTCGCAAGAAGATGGACAAAGACCGCTTCCGTCAGGGCCTCGGTGATGTCATCGAAGCCTACGAAGAAGTCGCCAACCGTCTTGGCGTACCGCTGTAATCGACGCAAGCATCTGATAGCACGGAAAAAAATCGCTTTGGCGCTTTGCTTCCAGGAAACAGGCTGTTATGATGCGCGCCGTTGGAGAGATGCCAGAGTGGCCGAATGGGACGGATTCGAAATCCGTTGTACCTTCACCGGTACCTAGGGTTCGAATCCCTATCTCTCCGCCATATTAAAAACCCTTATAAATCAATAGGTTGTGAGGGTTTTAGCGAAGCGATTTTGTACCAGCGCTTTGTACCAAAAAATAGCCCTGATCTACGGATCGGGGCTTTTTTTGTTCAGTATTTAACCAAATCACTCGTTCTGCCAATTTTTAGGCTGACAGAGCAACGCTCTCAAAGCCCTCTTGGCTTGAAGGTAGTAGCTCTATGCCCGTCGCTGACTGGTACTGCAAGCGGCAGGCTAGGACCCTATCAATGACAAAGGGAGACTTCATTGATCAAGCAATGTGTAACAGCAATAGTTGTAGTGGTTATGTGTGCGTCTGCATGGGCCGCAAGCAATGAAGACGAAGCTGCTGCACTGGCAAGCCTTGGTGAGGTTCAGAAGTTGTACGAGAATCGTCCTCAAGGAACGCCTAATGTGGCTGGTACGCTAACCCTGTCGAAGAAGGACATTAATGACTGTGTGACACAGATGATCTTGGCGAAAGACAAGCTCGATACTGTGAAGAAGCACTACGGCACTACCAAAGCCTATCAGTCCACGCAGACACGTTTGTTGACTGGTCAGGTTAAAGGTCGGCTAGGAAGCTGCAAGCAGACCAAGGATGCGCTTGGCTACTGACGGCGCTCCGTCCCTTTGAGACGCTCTCAACGGCTGGTATGGTCTGTTTCAGAGCGTTTCATCATAAGGGAGTCGCGTGTAGATTGGGCGTGTGCGAAACGTCCTCACGGCTACATCAATCGTGAGGACGATCAGTCCTTGTAACATTGAAGGAGCGCTAGCTTTCGTTCAATATGAGGCTTCAGACCAATTGTGCACAATGAAGTGCGTAAGCCAAAAATGACAGACGAGAAATTGCCAGCAGAAATGCCACCTCCTGCGGAGCCCCCCCAGGGCACGAGTGTTGTTGGGTGTTTTAAGGTGCCGCATAAAGCGCTTTTGAAGGGGAATCGAGAGGTCGTCACCGACTTCTATGTCGATGAGACCGTTCAGAACGAAAGTAAAGCTTACGCATTCAAAGTATATATTAGGCTTAATGCGACTAAGCAGACTATTTTCAGGAATGTTTCCTTCCTGCATAGTGTCTTCGACGGTTGCTATTTTAATAACTGTGTTTTTGATTCCTGCGATTTTACAGGTTGTCGGTTTGTCGGTTGTAACTTTCATCAAACAAAATTTTCAGGATGTAATTTCGAATATGCAGTGTTTGAGCGTTGTCAGATTGATGACGATATACTCGATAGTGAAGCGCCTCGTAAAGAGAATCTGAAAATGCGGTTCGCCAGATCGCTCCGTATGAATTTTCAGCAGGTTGGAGATGCAAAAGCGGTCAATAAGGCGATTTCACTAGAGCTAGATGCTACTTCTAATTACTTAAAGAAGTCGTGGTCGTCGAGTGAAACTTACTACAGGAATAAATATCCTGGCTGGAAGAAGTTACCCCAGTTTGGGAAGTGGCTTGAGTTTAGGGTTCTTGACGCGATTTGGGGGAATGGCGAAAACACACTTAAGCTACTGCGCTCTATCGTAGTGATTCATCTTGTTATCGCGGTTTATGACACTTATATGTTTGGTGACGTTTGGAGTCTCAAGGACTACCTCGCGAGTTTTCTTGCGTCCCCCGGCGTGTTCTTCGGTATCGCCAATCCGCATACGGACCATTACCCTGTGTGGTTCTCGTCCGCCATTGCTGCTACTCGCTTGATCGGGTTTGCTTTCCTGACGGCTATTCTCGTAAAACGGTTCGGGCGGAGATGAAAATGCACATCTATGCCTTTGGCTCCATTTGTAGGGGAGAGGTCGACCGTGGCTCGGACGTGGACCTTTTAGCCTGCGTCGATGGTCCGGCTCCGCAGATGGATCCCGAAAAGTTTTCCTTGTATCGCTATGAGCGTCTGCAGGCTCTTTGGATAGAAGGCAATCCATTCGCTTGGCACCTGCATCTGGAGTCTAAGTTGCTTTTTTCCTCCGATAATTCGGACTTCATTAGTGATTTGGGTGTGCCTGCACGCTATGTCGCTTGTGATAGTGATTGTGATAAGTTTAAGTTGCTTTTTGAGAAGTCTTTTGAGGCGTTAAAGCATTCTGCTAACAGTTCTATATTTAACTTGTCTTGTATGTTTTTGGCCGTCCGAAACTTTGCAACCTGTCACTCGCTTTCACTCGGGTCGCCAATTTTTTCCAGAATGTCCCCTTTACTAGTGAGCCCGTGCCTCGACATAGATCCAGAAGTGTTCTCGATCCTCATGCGTGCGCGGTTGTTATCGACACGAGGTTATGGAGAAAAAATTATGCAAGACGAGATAACCACGGTAATCAAGGCGGTCACTACCGTACCCCAGTGGATGCAGAGGCTGCGGAGTTATCAATGATTGCGAGAGAGTTCAACAACCGTATTGATGCACAGCGTGAGGTGCTAGGTCTCGTTAATGGCCTCGCCTGGAAAGAGGAGCTTTATGGGCTTTCTAGTGGGGCTATCGATCGCTGGACTAAAGTAAATGGCATAGCTTCATCTTCGGCTTTGTCCCAAGCGGTATACGAGTCAGCCAGCAAGCTGTTCTTCTTGGCAAACAAAAGCCAGGAGCAGGTTACGGATGAGTATCGACTGCTTTCTGCAGAGGTTTATGACCTGACGCAGCGTATCGCTCGTATAGTGGGTATGAGCACGGGTGACGTTGTTAGTGATTTGGGCTAATCTGGAGACCTAAATTCATAGGGGCATGCTGCTAGGAATGTTTTCAATATGGACGGTGGATCATTTCCATTTGTACCAGTGTTTTGTACCAAAACTAAGGTGTAACCCTTGTGGTGCTTGTGTTTTGGGGGTTGTAGAGCATTTCGCAGAGCGTCCCTATCTCTCCGCCATTATTTATTGAGGGTTTGATATTTTTCAGACTTTTG
This genomic window from Pseudomonas sp. Bout1 contains:
- a CDS encoding nucleotidyltransferase domain-containing protein → MHIYAFGSICRGEVDRGSDVDLLACVDGPAPQMDPEKFSLYRYERLQALWIEGNPFAWHLHLESKLLFSSDNSDFISDLGVPARYVACDSDCDKFKLLFEKSFEALKHSANSSIFNLSCMFLAVRNFATCHSLSLGSPIFSRMSPLLVSPCLDIDPEVFSILMRARLLSTRGYGEKIMQDEITTVIKAVTTVPQWMQRLRSYQ
- a CDS encoding glycine cleavage system protein R; protein product: MSTPTVREQFLVISALGANPMELTNVLCRASHENRCAVVTSRLTRHGECSALVLQISGTWDALARLETGLPGLAKKHDFTVNVVRSAALENRPQALPYVAYVSSAYRSDIVNELCQFFIDHNVELENLTCDTYQAPQTGGTMLNATFTVTLPAGVQISWLRDQFLDFADALNLDALIEPWRPQNPM
- the bamC gene encoding outer membrane protein assembly factor BamC, encoding MKRLAGLSALALIISSTSGCGWIWGPEGYFRDRGSDYLEAQQTAPMKLPSDVNVAKRLDPLLPIPRNVADDTFKGEYQVPRPQPLSAVADASDYSLQKSGDTRWVMAQRPPAEVWPVAVQFFQDNGFRIDEQRPQTGEFTTAWQHTSELSASMAKRLQAGGVANDSEARIRVRIEPGVQRNTSEVYVVSAERPAGSTANVDFTPRSVNTGVDAALVDEMLASMSRISEKGGSVSLLAAGSFDTPSRVSLSEDGSGNVVLNLGEDLDRAWSSVGRALEHGEWRVEDINRSLGLYYINLAEKAEKKDEEPGFFSKLFGSTPTKEEVETRADRYQVRLSKVGDSVQVTVEKNINTVAPAEVARKVLGVIQDNLG
- the dapA gene encoding 4-hydroxy-tetrahydrodipicolinate synthase codes for the protein MIAGSMVALVTPMDAQGNLDWDSLGKLVDFHLQEGTNAIVAVGTTGESATLDVEEHIEVIEFVVKRVAGRIAVIAGTGANSTREAIELTRNAKKAGADACLLVTPYYNKPTQEGLYLHFRTIAEAVDIPQILYNVPGRTACDMKAETVIRLSTVPNIIGIKEATGDLQRAKDILAGVSSDFLVYSGDDATAVELILLGGKGNISVTANVAPRAMSELCAAAIAGDAVKARAIHEQLAPLNKTLFIESNPIPVKWALHEMGLMPDGIRLPLTWLSEACHEPLRQALRQSGVLV
- a CDS encoding pentapeptide repeat-containing protein — its product is MRKPKMTDEKLPAEMPPPAEPPQGTSVVGCFKVPHKALLKGNREVVTDFYVDETVQNESKAYAFKVYIRLNATKQTIFRNVSFLHSVFDGCYFNNCVFDSCDFTGCRFVGCNFHQTKFSGCNFEYAVFERCQIDDDILDSEAPRKENLKMRFARSLRMNFQQVGDAKAVNKAISLELDATSNYLKKSWSSSETYYRNKYPGWKKLPQFGKWLEFRVLDAIWGNGENTLKLLRSIVVIHLVIAVYDTYMFGDVWSLKDYLASFLASPGVFFGIANPHTDHYPVWFSSAIAATRLIGFAFLTAILVKRFGRR
- a CDS encoding AI-2E family transporter; the encoded protein is MFKVLRDWIQRYFSDEEAVVLAVLLFLAFTAVLTLGGMLAPVLAGMVLAYLMQGLVSILERLRLPGGAAVGLVFALFMGLLLVFIVIVVPLLWHQLITLFNELPGMLAKWQSLLLLLPERYPHLVSDEQVLQAIEVARGEIGKFGQWALTFSLSSLPLLVNIMIYLVLVPILVFFFLKDREMIGRWVRGYLPRERALITRVAEEMNRQIANYIRGKVIEIFICGGVTYIGFVALGLNYAALLALLVGVSVVVPYVGAVVVTVPVMLIALFQWGWSDQFIYLMAVYGIIQVLDGNVLVPLLFSEAVNLHPVAIICAVLLFGGLWGFWGVFFAIPLATLFKAVLDAWPRQEPVVAPLL
- a CDS encoding MBL fold metallo-hydrolase, which codes for MRFAVLGSGSQGNGTLVAHDDTYVLVDCGFSLRETERRLLRLGVHPAQLSAILVTHEHADHVHGVGLLSRRYNLPVYLSRGTLRGMRKPIEPAGLLAGGEQLQIGALSIDVIEVAHDAQEPTQYVFSDGERRFGLLTDLGSYCAKVLEGYRDLDALMIESNHCRDLLARGHYPAFLKQRVGGQFGHLNNHQAAYLVYELGWQDLQHLVLAHLSSKNNLPTLARQCFVDTLGCDPDWLQLADQDSGLDWRHIA
- a CDS encoding peroxiredoxin, which codes for MAVVIDTPVADFEAQATSGQTFSLAGLKGKQVVLYFYPKDSTPGCTTQGQGFRDQHAAFKAANTEVFGVSRDSLKSHENFKAKQQFPFELISDKDEAVCQLFDVIKLKKLYGKEYLGVDRSTFLIDKNGVLRQEWRGVKVPGHVDAVLEAAQALNKA
- the purC gene encoding phosphoribosylaminoimidazolesuccinocarboxamide synthase, which translates into the protein MEKREELYRGKAKSVYKTDDANRLILLFRNDTSAFDGKRIEQLDRKGMVNNKFNAFIMQKLEAAGIPTQFDKLLGDNECLVKKLDMIPVECVVRNYAAGSLVKRLGVEEGLKLNPYTFELFLKDDAKGDPFINESHVVAFGWGTAEQLARMKELSLKVNDVLSKLFDDAGLLLVDFKLEFGVFHDGSIVLGDEFSPDGCRLWDKDTRKKMDKDRFRQGLGDVIEAYEEVANRLGVPL